Proteins from one Ahaetulla prasina isolate Xishuangbanna chromosome 2, ASM2864084v1, whole genome shotgun sequence genomic window:
- the CNOT8 gene encoding CCR4-NOT transcription complex subunit 8 yields MPAALAENSQVICEVWANNLEEEMRKIREIVLSYSYIAMDTEFPGVVVRPIGEFRSSIDYQYQLLRCNVDLLKIIQLGLTFTNEKGEYPVGINTWQFNFKFNLTEDMYSQDSIDLLASSGLQFQKHEEEGIDTLHFAELLMTSGVVLSDNVKWLSFHSGYDFGYMVKLLTDSRLPEEEHEFFHILNLFFPSIYDVKYLMKSCKNLKGGLQEVADQLDLQRIGRQHQAGSDSLLTGMAFFRMKELFFEDTIDDAKYCGRLYGLGTGVAQKQTEDVETAQEKMSILAIINNMPQ; encoded by the exons ATGCCAGCAGCACTTGCTGAAAATAGTCAAGTGATCTGTGAAGTATGGGCAAACAATCTAGAGGAAGAGATGAGAAAAATTCGGGAAATTGTTCTCAGCTACAGTTACATTGCAATG GACACAGAGTTTCCTGGGGTGGTTGTTCGACCAATTGGTGAATTTCGCAGTTCTATTGATTATCAATATCAACTGCTCCGATGTAATGTTGACCTGCTTAAAATTATCCAGTTAGGCCTTACCTTCACAAATGAAAAAGGAGAATATCCTGTAGGAATCAACACCTGGCAGTTTAATTTCAAGTTCAATCTTAC GGAAGATATGTATTCTCAGGATTCGATAGACCTCCTTGCAAGCTCAGGATTACAATTTCAGAAACATGAGGAGGAAGGGATTGATACTTTACATTTTGCAGAACTTCTAATGACATCTGGTGTGGTGCTCAGTGATAATGTCAAATGGCTTTCATTTCATAG TGGCTATGACTTTGGTTATATGGTGAAACTGCTGACAGATTCTAGACTTCCAGAAGAAGAACACGAGTTCTTTCATATCCTGAATCTTTTCTTTCCATCTATATATGATGTTAAGTATTTAATGAAGAGCTGTAAAAACCTGAAG GGAGGGCTTCAGGAAGTTGCTGACCAGCTAGATTTGCAGCGCATTGGCCGGCAGCACCAAGCGGGGTCAGATTCTTTACTTACAGGGATGGCATTCTTCAGAATGAAAGAG ttgttCTTTGAGGATACAATTGATGATGCCAAGTATTGTGGGAGATTATATGGTCTTGGCACAGGAGTAGCTCAGAAACAGACCGAAGATGTAGAAACAGCCCAAGAGAAAATGAGTATTTTGGCTATTATCAACAATATGCCCCAGTGA